Within the Pseudomonas sp. SL4(2022) genome, the region AGTCCCAGCGCCGATGCGCTGAGCAGGCAGATGGACGCCGATACACCACCCAGAAACGCTGGGGCCGAGCGACGCAGGCCGTAGTTCAGGCTGTTGCTGACCATCAGCAGCGACAGTGGCCCCGGGATCAGGATCACGATCAAGGCGGCGCTGCTGAACAGCAGCCAGGTATCCAGACTCATTGCGCATTTCTCCACATATGCAAAAGCCCCGACGCAGTGCGCAGGGGCTCGGGTGCTCGTCAGTAAACCTTACAGGAAGATGAACTTGGCGAGGCAGATCGCCGCCAGCGCGTACAGACTGATGGTGATTTCTTTATAGCGACCGGTAAACAGTTTCAGTGCTACGAAGGTGATAAAGCCCAGCGCCAGACCATCGGTAACCGAGAAGGTTAGCGGCATCATCACCACGGTGATGATGGCCGGGATGGTGTTGGTGTGGTCTTCCCAGTCGATGTGCGCCATGCCGCTCATCATCAACATCGCAACATAGATCAGCGCGCCAGCAGTGGCGTAAGCCGGGATCATGCCAGCCAGTGGGGCGAAGAACATCGCGGCGATAAACAGCACGCCGACGGTGACTGCGGTCAGGCCAGTACGACCACCGGCTGCAACGCCGGCGGCACTTTCCACGTAGCTGGTGACAGGCGGGCAGCCGACCAGGGCACCCAGTGCACTGGAGGTACTGTCGGCTTTCATCGCCTTGCTGAGGTTTTCGATATGACCGTTCTCATCCACCAGCTTGGCGCGCTGCGCAACACCCATCAGGGTGCCGGCGGTGTCGAACATGTGCACGAAGAGGAAGGCCAGAATCACGCTGATCATACCCACTTCGAAGGCACCTGCTACATCCATCGCCAGCCAAGTTGGGGCCAGACTCGGTGGCATAGAGAACAGGCCGCCGTATTCGACCATACCCAAACCCCAGCCAGCCAGGGTGACGGCGAGGATGCTGATAAGGATGCCGCCGAACACGCGGTGGTACTCAAGAATGGCAATCATCAGGAAGCAGATGGCCGCCAACAGAGGGCCGGCGCTGGTCAGGTCGCCTAACTTGATCAGGGTTGCCGGACTGGCGACTACGATACCAGCGGTTTTCAGGCCGATCAGCCCAAGGAATAGACCAACCCCTGCGCCCATGGCGAAACGCAAGCTGCTGGGGATGCTGTTAAGCAGCCATTCGCGGATCCGCGAGAAGGTCAGGATCA harbors:
- a CDS encoding NCS2 family permease is translated as MESAKQEQHATYAVTPPGAGLIERLFKLSQHRTTIKTELAAGLTTFITMAYIIFVNPNIMADAGIDHGAAFVATCLAAAVGCFLMGLYANWPVGLAPGMGLNAFFTYTVVGEMGYSWETALGAVFLSGVLFMILTFSRIREWLLNSIPSSLRFAMGAGVGLFLGLIGLKTAGIVVASPATLIKLGDLTSAGPLLAAICFLMIAILEYHRVFGGILISILAVTLAGWGLGMVEYGGLFSMPPSLAPTWLAMDVAGAFEVGMISVILAFLFVHMFDTAGTLMGVAQRAKLVDENGHIENLSKAMKADSTSSALGALVGCPPVTSYVESAAGVAAGGRTGLTAVTVGVLFIAAMFFAPLAGMIPAYATAGALIYVAMLMMSGMAHIDWEDHTNTIPAIITVVMMPLTFSVTDGLALGFITFVALKLFTGRYKEITISLYALAAICLAKFIFL